The following DNA comes from Amycolatopsis albispora.
GCGCTCCTGACGCGGCCACTGCTCCCTGGCCGCGCTCGCCGCGCTCCTGGCGCGCCCGCCGCGTTTGTGAAGTGCCCACCCGCTCTTGATGCGCCTGCTGCACTCCTATCGCACCGCCGCACGCCAAACGCGACCGCCGCGTCCCTGACGCGACCGGCGCGCTCTCCTGAGGCGCCTGCCGAGCTCCGGATAGCCGGATAGCCCGTTGCCTGGCGGCCCGAACCGGCCGCACTTCTGATGCGATCGGTGCGCTTCGGGGCGCGCGGATTTCCGAATGTGCCTCGGGTGCGGTGGGTGGTTACGCGTCGGGGAAGGGGTGGTGTAGGACGGTTCGGGGGGCGAGGGCGTCCAGGCCCAAGGCGCGTTCGTGGGCTCGTAGGGCCAGTAGGCCCGCCGTCGGTTCGGGTAGGTCGGTGAAGCCGAGTTTCCGGTAGAACGGGCCGTTCCACGGGATGTCCGCGAACGTGCACAGCGTCACCGCGCCGAAGCCCTCCGCCCGTGCCCAGTCGAGGACCGCGCGCACCAACTGCGTGCCGATGCCCCGCCGGAAGTGGGCCGGGTGCACGGCCAGTTGTTCCAGGTGCGCGTTGCCATCGACCACCTCGACCCTGGCGAACCCCGCCGGCGGGGTGCCCGCGACCAGCACCAGCCGCGCCGAGGCGAGGTCGTCGGCGCTGCCGGGCGGCGGCAGCGGCGGGAAGCCCAGGTCCTCGAAGATCGAATCGGCGGCCGATTCGAGTGCGGGCAGGGTGTCCAGTTCAGCGGCCGTGGCCTCCCGGATCTGCATGACCGCCTTGTACCAGCCCCCGCCCGGGCGCGACAACCGAATTGCGCGGACACGAATGTGGCTTTCGGGGCCGAATGCGCCCCCAAAGCCACATTCGTGTCCGGCAACCCGCAACCCCGGCAACCCCGGCAACCCCGGCAACCCCGGCAACCCCGGCAACCCCGGCAACCCGGGCGGTCGCGGTCAGTCCGAAGTGGACAGAGCCTGCGCCGGGCAGAGGTGGGTGGCTTCCCGCACCCGCTCGGCCGTTTCGCCGCGCACCTCGTCGGTCAGCAGCAGCACGGTGCCGTCCTCCTCGCGCTGGTCGAACACCGACGGCTCGGTCAGCACGCACTGCCCGGCGCCGACACAGCGATCGACGTCCGTGATGACCCTCATGACCAGGTCACCGGCAGCGAGTGCAACCCGTACACGGTGGCGTTGCGCTTGTAGTCCAGCTCGTCGACCGGCTTGGCGATCCGCAGCGACGGCACCCGCCGGAACAGCGTGTCGAACACGATCTGCAGTTCCATCCGCGCCAGGTTCTGCCCGAGGCACTGGTGCGCCCCGAAGCCGAACGCCACGTGGTTGCGCGCCCCGCGCGCGATGTCCAGCTCGTCCGGCCGCTCGTAGACCGCCGGGTCGTGGTTCGCCGCGTTCGACAGGCCGATCACGCCCTCACCCGCCTTGATCCGCACCCCGCCGATCTCCACGTCCTCGACCGCCAGCCTGGTGGTGGCCACCTCCGCGATGGTGAAGTACCGCAGCAGCTCCTCGACCGCGCTGAGCGTGACGCCCGGGTCCTCGCGCAGCAGCGCGAGCTGTTCCGGGTGCTCGATCAGCGCGACCACGCCCAGCGAGATCATGTTCGCGGTGGTCTCGTGCCCGGCGATCAGCAGCAGGAAGGCGAGGCTGACCAGCGCCTCGTGATCGACGTTGTCCTCCTCGCGCTGCTTGAGGATCTGCCTGCCGAGCAGATCGTCGGTCGGCGCCGCCTCCTTCTCCACGATCAGCTTGTCCAGGTACGAGGTGAGCTGGTCGACCGAGTGCCGCCGGTCCTCCGGCGAGGTGTCCCGGCTGAGCAGCCTGCCCGAGTGCAGCTGGAAGAACTCGTGGTCGGCGTACGGCACGCCCAGCAGCTCGCAGATCACCAGCGAAGGCACCGGCAGCGACAGGTGGGTGACCAGGTCGGCGGGCTCGCCGGCGGCCAGCAGGTCGTCGATGGCCTGGTCGACGATCTCCTGGATCCGCGGCCGCAGCGCCTCCATCCGGCGCACGGTGAACTCCCCGACCACCGCGCGCCGAGCCGGGCCGTGCTCCGGCGGGTCCATCGAGATCAGCGACGGCTTGAAGGCCGCCCGCATCGGTGTGTTGTCCACCAGCGTGGGGAACCGCGGGTTCGCGCGGTCCGAGCTGAACCGGGGATCGGCCAGCATGGCGCGCACGTCCTCGTGCCGGGTGAGCACCCAGGCCCGCTTGCCGGTGGGCAGCTCGACCTGCGTCACGGGGTTCTCGGCGCGGATCCGGTCGTATTCGGCGGGTGGCGCGTAGGGGCAGCGGCGTTCCATCGGGAACGACGGGACCCGCTCGGTGGTGGTTTCGGACACGGCTACCTCAATCCGGACGATTCGTATGTGGAGGTTTACCTTCCACTTTTCACGGTACCGATGTGGAATGCGAGCGTCCACATCCGTTGGGGTGAGACAATCCCGCGGAACCTGAGAGGTGGCTGAGATGACGGTGGAGCACGAGGAGACCCGGTTGCGGGCCGACGCGAGACGCAACCGCGACCAGATCCTCGGAGCCGCCAAGGAGTTGTTCGCCGACGCGGGCCCGGACGTGCCGATGGAGGAGATCGCGCGCCGGGCGGGCGTCGGAGTGGGGACGCTCTACCGGCGGTTCCCCGATCGCGCGTCCCTGCTGCGGGAGGTCGCGCGGGACACCTTCCGCGGCGTGCTGGCCGACGCGCGCACCGCGATCGACGAGGAACCGACGGCGTGGGACGCGCTCGTCCGGTTCCTCCGCATCACGCAGCGGGTGAAGTTGAGCGTGCAGCTGGCCATGCTGTCGCCGCTGGCCAGGGCGGTGTTCTCGGCGGACCCCAGTACCGATGAGTTCCGCCGCGAGGCGCTCGGCATTCTCGACCGGATCGTCGAACAGGCGCAGGCCGAGGGTTCACTGCGGCCCGACGTGGGCGCCGGCGACGTGACGATCATGTTCTCGCTGCTGCTGCGCGAACTGCCGCACCAGCCGATGCGGGTCAGCTCGTTCGCCACCGACCGCTGCATCGCGCTGATGCTCGACGGGCTGCGCGCCCGGCCGGGTTCACCCCTGCCCGGCCGGGCGGTGACCAGCGCCGACATCTTCGACGCCTGATCGCACTCGGAAAACGCGTCAGACGCCGAGCGGGTGCCAGACGGTCTTCGCCTCCAGGTAGCGCCGCAGCCGCTTGATGTCCGGCCGCTCGGTCCAGTCCGGTTCCTCGGCAGGCACGCTGAGCACCCGCTTGACCGTGCCCGCGGCGGCCTTCGCCAGCTCGGCGCGATCGGCCTCCGCCGCGCCGGTCGGGTCGAGCGCGTTGACGTCACCGTGCGAGGCGAGCCACGGGCCGAGTTCCGCGGCGTGCCCGGTGAGGATGTTCGCCACCCCGCCCGGCACGTCGGAGGTGGCCAGCACCTCGGACAGGGTGATCGCGGGCAGCGGCCGTTCGGCGCTGCTCACCACCACCGCGGTGCAGCCGGTGGCCAGCACCGGGGCCAGCACGCTGACCAGGCCCAGCAACGAGGACCGCTGCGGCGCCAGCACGCCGACCACGCCGGTCGGCTCCGGCACGGTGAACGAGAAGTACGGGCCAGCCACCGGGTTCGCCGCCCCGAGCACGGTGGCGATCTTGTCGGTCCAGCCCGCGTACCAGACCCAGCGGTCGATCGCGGTGTCCACAAGGGACTCCGCCTTCTCGACGGGCACGCCCTCGCAGGCGCTGACCTCGCTGACGAACTGCTCACGACGGCCTTCGAGCACCTCGGCCACCCGGAACAGCACCTGGCCGCGGTTGTAGGCGGTGGCGCCGGACCAGCCGCCGAACGCCTTGCGCGCGGCCACCACGGCGTCGCGCACGTCCTTGCGCGACGCGTGCGCGGCATTCGCCAGGAACTTGCCCTTCGCGTCGGAGACCGGGTACGAGCGCCCCGACTCCGAACGCGGGAACTTCCCGCCGACGTAGAGCTTGTAGGTCTTGGTCACCGAAAGACGATCAGACATCGAGGTAAGCCTCCAGACCGGTGCGCCCGCCCTCGCGGCCGAAGCCCGATTCCTGGTAACCGCCGAACGGTGCGGCGGGATCGAAGCGGTTGAAGGTGTTGGCCCAGACCACACCGGCCCGCAGCCGGTTCGCCATCCACAGGATGCGCGAGCCCTTTTCCGTCCAGATCCCGGCGGACAGCCCGTAGGGCGTGTTGTTCGCCTTGGTGACCGCCTCCTCCGGCGTGCGGAAGGTGAGCACCGAGAGCACCGGGCCGAAGATCTCCTCGCGGGCGATGCGCATCGACTGCTGCACGTCGGAGAACACCGTGGGAGCGAAGAAGAAACCGCGTTCGGGCACCGGGCACGGACTGGTCCAGCGCCGCGCGCCCTCGGTGTCGCCCGAATCGACCAGTTCCTGGATCTTCGTCAGCTGCTCGCGTGAGTTGATCGCGCCGATGTCGGTGTTCTTGTCCAGCGGGTCACCGATGCGCAGCGTGGACACGCGGTAGCGCAGCTTCGCCAGCACCTCGTCCACAATGGACTCCTGCACCAGCAGCCGCGAACCGGCGCAGCAGACGTGGCCCTGGTTGAAGAAGATGCCGTTGACGATGCCCTCGACCGCCTGGTCCAGCGGCGCGTCGTCGAACACCACGTTCGCCGCCTTGCCGCCCAGCTCCAGGGTCAGCTTCTTCGGCGTGCCCGCGACCGTGCGCTGGATCAGCTTGCCGACCTCGGTGGACCCGGTGAAGGCGATCTTGTTCACGTCCGGGTGGCCGACCAGCTCGGCACCGATGTCCCCGGCGCCGGGCAGGATGTTCACCACGCCGGGCGGCAGTTCGGCCTGCTGGCAGATCTCGGCGAAGACCAGCGCGGTGAGCGGGGTGGTCTCCGCGGGCTTGAGCACCACGGTGTTGCCGGTGGCCAGCGCGGGCGCGATCTTCCAGGCCAGCATGAGCAGCGGGAAGTTCCACGGGATGACCTGCCCGGCCACGCCCAGCGGCCGCGGGTCCGGGCCGTAGCCGGCGTAGTCCAGCTTGTCCGCCCAGCCGGCGTGGTAGAAGAAGTGCGCCGCGGCGGTCGGGATGTCCGAGTCGCGCGACTCCTTGATCGGCTTGCCGTTGTCCAGGCTCTCCAGCACGGCCAGCTCACGCGCGCGTTCCTGGATCAGCCGGGCCAGGCGGAAGATGTACTTGGCGCGCTCGGCGCCCGGCATCCGGCCCCAGGTCTTCTCGTAGGCCCGGCGGGCCGCCTTCACCGCGGTGTCCACATCGGACTTCGACGCGGTGGAGACCTCGGCGAGCACCTCCTCGGTGGCCGGGTTGACCGACTTCAGCGGCTCACCCCCGCCGTCGGCGAACTCGCCGTTGATGAACGGCCGGTAGGCGGGCTTGAGGTTCGCGATGTCCCGGGATTCGGGCGCGGGCGCGTATTCGAAGGGTGAGTCGGGCATCAGTCCACCGTCACGTAGTCGGGACCGCTGTAGTGGCCGTCGAGCTGGGTGCGGCGCTGCAGCAGGAGGTCGTTGAGCAGGCTGGAGGCGCCGAACCGGAACAGGTGCGGGTCGAGCCACGGCGGCCCGGCGACCTCGTGCACGGCGACCAGGTACTTGATCGCGTCCTTGGTGGTGCGGATGCCGCCGGCCGGCTTGACCCCGCGCAGCTCGCCGGTGACCTGGTGCCAGTCGTGCACGGCCTGCAGCATCACGTGGGTGACCGGCAGGGTGGCCGCGGGGGAGACCTTGCCGGTGGAGGTCTTGATGAAGTCGCCACCGGCGAGCAGCGCCAGCCAGGACGCGCGGCGCACGTTGTCGTAGGTGGCCAGTTCGCCGGTCTCCAGGATCACCTTCAGGTGGGCCTGGCCGCACGCGGCCTTGATCGCCTGGATCTCCTCGAACACCTGGCCGTAGCGGCCTTCCAGAAAGGCACCGCGGTCGATCACCATGTCGACCTCGGAGGCACCGGCGTCCACGGCCAGCTTGACGTCGGCGAGCTTGATCTCGCGGCTGGAGCGGCCGGACGGGAAGGCGGTGGCCACGCTGGCCACGCCGATGCCGGTGCCGTCCAGCGCCTCGACCGCGGTGGCGACCAGGTCCGGGTACACGCAGACGGCGGCCACGCGCGGGGTGTCCGGGTGCTCGGGGTCGGGCAGCTTGGCCTTGGCGGCCAGCGCGCGCACCTTGCCGCGGGTGTCGGCGCCCTCCAGCGTGGTCAGGTCGACCATCGAGATGGCGGTGTCGATGGCCCAGCGCTTGGCGGCCTTCTTGATGCTGCGGGTGCCGAGCCCGGCCGCGCGCTGCTCGACGCCGACCTGGTCGACACCCGGCAGCCCGTGCAGGAACCGGCGCAGGCTCGTCTCGTCGCGCGTGGCGTCGGCGAGCCGCTCTGGCAGCGGCGACGGGGTGTCCGTCGCCGTTGACGTAACTGTCATGCCGCGAGTCTAGGTGACGGCGATCCGGAAAATTTCAGGTTAGTGCCTCGATCGTAATACGGCGTATTACGATCGGCATAGGCGTCTGAAAAACCAGGAGGCACGATGCCGGACGACTTCCCCACCCAGCGGCTGAAGGCGGCGGCGCGCCGGGCCGAGGAGGAGATCGAGGCGTTCGCGCGACGCCCGGTGGAGGAGCCGTCGCGGGGCCCGAGCGAGGTCTACAGCGTCCGCCTGCCGGTCGAGCGGATCGAGGAACTGCGGGCGCTGGCGGACCGGCGCGGGGTGGCGCCGACCGCGCTCATCCGCAACTGGGTGCTCGCGCAACTGGACGCCGCGTACGCCGGTAGTGCGCGCACCAGGCAGTGGGAGCGGGAACTCCGCGAGACCACCGACAAGCTGCGCGAACTGCTGGACGAGCGGCCGTGGGTGCCGGTCAGGGAGTGATCTGCTTCGCCTGGCTCGGGGCCTGACGCGGCTTGCGGACCACGGTCACCGCGCCCCAGAAAGCGAAGCCGGACACCTTGAGCACCGGGGCGTCCGCCGGGGCCTGCTGCACGTCACCGCGGTCCTGGCTCTCGAAGGCGCCCATGAAGCCGATGCCGGTGACGTCGAGAATGATGTCGTCGGGCACCACGATGTCGATGCCCGCCATGATCGCGACCGCGTTGATCGTGGTGTGCTGCTCGGCGAACCG
Coding sequences within:
- a CDS encoding GNAT family N-acetyltransferase, with amino-acid sequence MQIREATAAELDTLPALESAADSIFEDLGFPPLPPPGSADDLASARLVLVAGTPPAGFARVEVVDGNAHLEQLAVHPAHFRRGIGTQLVRAVLDWARAEGFGAVTLCTFADIPWNGPFYRKLGFTDLPEPTAGLLALRAHERALGLDALAPRTVLHHPFPDA
- a CDS encoding ferredoxin; translation: MRVITDVDRCVGAGQCVLTEPSVFDQREEDGTVLLLTDEVRGETAERVREATHLCPAQALSTSD
- a CDS encoding cytochrome P450, which codes for MERRCPYAPPAEYDRIRAENPVTQVELPTGKRAWVLTRHEDVRAMLADPRFSSDRANPRFPTLVDNTPMRAAFKPSLISMDPPEHGPARRAVVGEFTVRRMEALRPRIQEIVDQAIDDLLAAGEPADLVTHLSLPVPSLVICELLGVPYADHEFFQLHSGRLLSRDTSPEDRRHSVDQLTSYLDKLIVEKEAAPTDDLLGRQILKQREEDNVDHEALVSLAFLLLIAGHETTANMISLGVVALIEHPEQLALLREDPGVTLSAVEELLRYFTIAEVATTRLAVEDVEIGGVRIKAGEGVIGLSNAANHDPAVYERPDELDIARGARNHVAFGFGAHQCLGQNLARMELQIVFDTLFRRVPSLRIAKPVDELDYKRNATVYGLHSLPVTWS
- a CDS encoding TetR/AcrR family transcriptional regulator; this translates as MTVEHEETRLRADARRNRDQILGAAKELFADAGPDVPMEEIARRAGVGVGTLYRRFPDRASLLREVARDTFRGVLADARTAIDEEPTAWDALVRFLRITQRVKLSVQLAMLSPLARAVFSADPSTDEFRREALGILDRIVEQAQAEGSLRPDVGAGDVTIMFSLLLRELPHQPMRVSSFATDRCIALMLDGLRARPGSPLPGRAVTSADIFDA
- a CDS encoding aldehyde dehydrogenase family protein; this encodes MSDRLSVTKTYKLYVGGKFPRSESGRSYPVSDAKGKFLANAAHASRKDVRDAVVAARKAFGGWSGATAYNRGQVLFRVAEVLEGRREQFVSEVSACEGVPVEKAESLVDTAIDRWVWYAGWTDKIATVLGAANPVAGPYFSFTVPEPTGVVGVLAPQRSSLLGLVSVLAPVLATGCTAVVVSSAERPLPAITLSEVLATSDVPGGVANILTGHAAELGPWLASHGDVNALDPTGAAEADRAELAKAAAGTVKRVLSVPAEEPDWTERPDIKRLRRYLEAKTVWHPLGV
- a CDS encoding aldehyde dehydrogenase family protein — encoded protein: MPDSPFEYAPAPESRDIANLKPAYRPFINGEFADGGGEPLKSVNPATEEVLAEVSTASKSDVDTAVKAARRAYEKTWGRMPGAERAKYIFRLARLIQERARELAVLESLDNGKPIKESRDSDIPTAAAHFFYHAGWADKLDYAGYGPDPRPLGVAGQVIPWNFPLLMLAWKIAPALATGNTVVLKPAETTPLTALVFAEICQQAELPPGVVNILPGAGDIGAELVGHPDVNKIAFTGSTEVGKLIQRTVAGTPKKLTLELGGKAANVVFDDAPLDQAVEGIVNGIFFNQGHVCCAGSRLLVQESIVDEVLAKLRYRVSTLRIGDPLDKNTDIGAINSREQLTKIQELVDSGDTEGARRWTSPCPVPERGFFFAPTVFSDVQQSMRIAREEIFGPVLSVLTFRTPEEAVTKANNTPYGLSAGIWTEKGSRILWMANRLRAGVVWANTFNRFDPAAPFGGYQESGFGREGGRTGLEAYLDV
- the deoC gene encoding deoxyribose-phosphate aldolase, whose translation is MTVTSTATDTPSPLPERLADATRDETSLRRFLHGLPGVDQVGVEQRAAGLGTRSIKKAAKRWAIDTAISMVDLTTLEGADTRGKVRALAAKAKLPDPEHPDTPRVAAVCVYPDLVATAVEALDGTGIGVASVATAFPSGRSSREIKLADVKLAVDAGASEVDMVIDRGAFLEGRYGQVFEEIQAIKAACGQAHLKVILETGELATYDNVRRASWLALLAGGDFIKTSTGKVSPAATLPVTHVMLQAVHDWHQVTGELRGVKPAGGIRTTKDAIKYLVAVHEVAGPPWLDPHLFRFGASSLLNDLLLQRRTQLDGHYSGPDYVTVD